The genome window CTGCCTATgactacagtttttttttacactgaaGGCACTGGATTCAATTTGTCATTTCTTCCTTCGATGTTGAGTCTTTATATCTTCCACTTCTTTTTCCATCAAATGGTACTCCACTGTAGTCTCTGTCAACTGAAAAGAAATAATACGTTGCATTACATAAAGAAATGTAAAGAATAAAAGGCTAAAGGTAAATATTAAATCTTTCCTAAAcctcacaataaaaaaaatggtaaTTGATTTTCAGAGCTCAGTTCTTACCATGTCCAAAAGAATTTCAATCTTCAGTTTTAAGAGGTTATTCTCTTCCTCCAACtgcacatttcttttctttagtcGCTGTAATTCTCTACTAGATGTATTTCCACCAGATTCTACTTAAGCAAAAACAGTAATACACAAATTAATGTTGTGTTGTGGATTGAGAGACTAGCAGTCATCCAATAGATAGCAAAGTACAGCAGAGCTCAGGCAACAGACAGACATTACCTGTTATCCACTGCCCCTCTTCGAATTTCCAGCTTTGACCTCCAATGTTCATTATGGGAGGTCCATATTCAAGACCCAGCTCTGTTTCTTTTGTTGAACGGTCCAACTAAAAGAGGTGAGAGGGTAAATAACCAAAGAAAAATATTCAGCTGACTGTAGGCACATTAAATGAATGAGACAGCAATTCAGCAGAGCTCCTACATACCACACATTTTTGAATGATCAGTGTTGACGAAATAGCAGATCGTCAAAATGGGGTTTGTTTAACGTTAGCGCACTTTATTTACTGGCGATACCGCAACTAATATAGTACATTTTATGAACTCACTGTGTGAAGGCTCGACAATGATGCAGATTTTCGAGGAGGAGTTTTCTTCGGGCTGAATGTATTTCCAAACAGCGGCATCTTCAGTGATTTCATTAAGTCCTGCGTAAAATATGATTTTTTAGATACCTCCTGAGCACAGACACTTTCATGGTGTGTTTAGCGTTGCTAACGGTGACAAGCTAATGCTAGGTGGCTAATTCTAGCTAAATACACCCAACTATGAGTACTAATCGTACCTCGTAACCTTTTAATTGTAATTGGGCCGGCTGCCTCACAGGGGGGTTAGTAGTTGTGTCACTGAAAACATataactaaaatatttacctccATTAAGACTATTTGTTTAAAATCTTAACGTGTGTTTCATCTCAAACAAAACCATGGTTGGCACAGCGCAAGTGTGAAAGTCCCATTTGTTAAAATGAGAGCACTGCGAAATAATGTCTGGTCGGATTTTTACAACCGTTTGGAATAAGTTTACAAACAACGGCAATTTTAGACATTTATATGGGACTATGTACATTAATACTTTAGTCATAGTGTTATTTACACTTTTTAATAGCCCATGAGGGTTTGGCATCAAATAAATACCCCTGTTTGGGAGAGTAGAATGGAACCatctatagaaaaaaaaacgtacGTTAATAGTTTTTATGGTCTCCATAATATTATTCAGTTGCTAAAATGTTTGACAGGATTTTCGGCATAATTccagaaatgtatttttaaaataaaccaataaaaacTATCAAAATGCATTCGTATATGTGTTTTACATACTTTAAGTAGAGGTTATTGCTGAGACTTTCTCAGTTAGCCCcagtggcctaatggataaggcactggcctcctaagccagggattgtgggttcgagtcccatCTGGGGTGGTCtcatttttcttccttcttgCGCGCAATTTCTACTCTAATGAACTTTAGTGGTATATATAAAAGTGTTTTCTGGTAATGTGTAATTAACAACGTTATAGCAAATCGTCAACATCTATAGCTAGCTTACCTAAACTAGTAAAAAGCTTTGCGGGATAACAGCTGACATGGACAAGCACAGCATCAAACTCTGCCTGCTGCTCAGCACTCTGGCTGTATCAGTGCACACTTACCGTGAGTACCGCTGCTGTGGCGAGATCATTCATGACACAAACGAATTTAATGCAGTAAACAGTAAGAGTTCAAACTGACCTAAATCTGTAATTGTGAAAAGTCAGAGTGGTGAAAAAATacgttttattttgtcatgtcTACATATCGTTATTTATAATGTGAATATGTTTTATTCCTGCTGATTTGCCCACTTTAAAACATATTCTCATTGAGACCTAGGCAATCATATTTTTTCTAATCTatatatttaatgtaatttCCATGAAATCATAACCTAATAGTTTTTTACAGATTTTGATAGTATGTGCAGATTGACCcagttaataaaacaaattgtCAATGTACATTTATGTTCAGTGAACTAGTACTAACCACAAGTCTGCACATTTTAAGACTAATTCCTTAGGTTTAATAGACAAGTAGCAACTATATAGTGGCTATATGTGTCATGACATTATCTTACGTAATGTGTGTTATCCAACCTCTACCATGTTCATACTACTACAATGGTAGAGTTCTTAAAGGCGACCGTGTACTGGGATGCTGCCCAGAAAAGCGTGATCCTGAAGGACGGGGTAATGGACACAGACGGTGGAGCGTATGGTTACTTCAATGACAccctgctcctctctggatGGGGCGTCCTAGAGATCTGTGCAGGTTATGGAGGAATCAATGCACAGGAAGATGAGACCACTTTCTTCCTGGCTGGGTATCTGGAAGGTTACCTCACTGCTGGGTAAGAGTCAT of Betta splendens chromosome 19, fBetSpl5.4, whole genome shotgun sequence contains these proteins:
- the LOC114846223 gene encoding protein chibby homolog 1-like isoform X1, which produces MEDLMKSLKMPLFGNTFSPKKTPPRKSASLSSLHTLDRSTKETELGLEYGPPIMNIGGQSWKFEEGQWITESGGNTSSRELQRLKKRNVQLEEENNLLKLKIEILLDMLTETTVEYHLMEKEVEDIKTQHRRKK
- the LOC114846223 gene encoding protein chibby homolog 1-like isoform X2; its protein translation is MKSLKMPLFGNTFSPKKTPPRKSASLSSLHTLDRSTKETELGLEYGPPIMNIGGQSWKFEEGQWITESGGNTSSRELQRLKKRNVQLEEENNLLKLKIEILLDMLTETTVEYHLMEKEVEDIKTQHRRKK